One Flavobacteriales bacterium genomic region harbors:
- a CDS encoding alpha/beta hydrolase: protein MHKHILYITISILILNCTPSAEKKSNLKETAIVDEGQFDSIIIYNNTKAPTKAIRAFENRAYFLDSFPSKDSLWLFADIYIKERNAPTIILCHQAGYSRGEYKETAKKLNLYGYSVVAIDQRSGGTINDTENRSYLNALADSLPTNYLSAQQDIEAAIDYVYSYTQKPVLLVGSSYSASLCLLIGKNNPKIKAVAAFSPGEYFDTLSVQDALKGFDKPLFVTSSRKEAETVTQLIKNVEFHLINQYIPQKMGFHGSKALWSQNIGNDLYWEAFNQFLKYEFPIKK, encoded by the coding sequence ATGCACAAACATATCCTCTATATTACGATAAGTATTTTAATCTTAAATTGTACACCATCAGCTGAAAAAAAGTCTAACTTAAAAGAAACAGCAATTGTTGATGAGGGACAGTTTGATAGTATTATTATCTATAACAACACCAAAGCACCTACCAAAGCGATAAGAGCCTTTGAAAATCGAGCTTATTTTTTAGATTCTTTTCCCTCTAAAGATAGTTTATGGCTATTTGCAGATATTTATATCAAGGAACGAAATGCACCTACAATAATCCTTTGTCATCAAGCTGGGTACAGTAGAGGTGAGTACAAAGAAACAGCTAAAAAACTTAACTTATACGGCTATTCTGTTGTCGCTATAGACCAACGTTCAGGAGGAACGATAAATGATACTGAAAATCGTTCTTATTTAAACGCTTTAGCCGATAGTTTACCGACAAATTACTTGAGTGCCCAACAAGATATTGAAGCTGCTATTGATTATGTCTATTCTTATACTCAAAAACCTGTGTTATTAGTAGGTAGTTCCTACAGCGCCTCTCTTTGTTTACTTATTGGTAAAAATAATCCTAAAATTAAAGCTGTTGCAGCTTTTAGCCCTGGAGAATATTTTGATACACTTTCGGTTCAAGATGCTTTAAAAGGATTCGACAAACCTCTTTTTGTAACCTCTTCTCGTAAAGAAGCCGAGACAGTTACCCAATTAATTAAAAACGTTGAATTTCATTTAATCAACCAATACATTCCTCAAAAAATGGGATTCCACGGCTCTAAAGCTTTGTGGTCTCAAAATATAGGAAATGATCTATATTGGGAAGCTTTTAATCAATTTTTAAAATATGAGTTCCCTATAAAAAAATAG